A section of the bacterium genome encodes:
- a CDS encoding Gfo/Idh/MocA family oxidoreductase: protein MKIGIIGTGRISNVHINSIKKIEGIKIISVCDIIEEVAKNKAKDIGCSYYTEYKEMIEKERPDCVWICTPADTHTEIVLYCIEKNLPFFLEKPPALKEEECEIVIDKLKTKNIIHSIGFMLRYDPASEKLKEIIKNEKVIFISSEWFWTIPLVDSIKIKEKAGGQIVDQAIHFIDLIRYVFGEIKSVYTKRVRGFFPEEKLYTGDDASCTIFEFENGIYGNLLCTYALFPEVTRYYPPKIRFICKRKLIEYSHRKLIIITSEKYEEFNFNQDLYFVEDRVFIESLRKNDKSIIKSDYFDSIKTLKVALSANKSMEENREIIIR, encoded by the coding sequence GAAGAATCTCAAATGTACATATAAATTCTATTAAAAAAATAGAAGGAATAAAAATTATATCTGTTTGTGATATAATTGAAGAGGTCGCAAAGAATAAGGCGAAAGATATTGGATGTAGTTATTATACTGAATATAAAGAAATGATTGAAAAGGAAAGGCCTGATTGTGTCTGGATATGTACACCTGCTGATACTCACACAGAAATCGTTTTATACTGTATTGAAAAAAATTTACCATTTTTTCTTGAAAAACCACCTGCTTTAAAAGAAGAAGAATGTGAAATTGTTATTGATAAACTTAAAACAAAAAATATTATTCACAGTATTGGATTTATGTTACGATATGACCCTGCTTCTGAAAAACTCAAAGAAATTATTAAAAATGAAAAAGTTATATTTATTTCATCTGAGTGGTTCTGGACAATCCCTCTTGTTGATTCAATAAAAATTAAGGAAAAGGCAGGAGGACAGATTGTTGACCAGGCAATACATTTTATTGACCTTATAAGATATGTTTTTGGAGAGATAAAATCCGTATATACAAAAAGAGTTAGGGGATTTTTCCCAGAAGAAAAATTATATACAGGAGATGATGCAAGTTGTACAATATTTGAATTTGAAAATGGAATTTATGGAAACTTATTATGCACATATGCTTTATTTCCTGAAGTGACAAGATACTATCCACCAAAAATTAGATTTATATGTAAAAGGAAACTTATTGAATATTCACACAGGAAATTAATTATAATTACTTCAGAAAAATATGAGGAATTTAATTTTAACCAAGACCTTTATTTTGTTGAAGATAGAGTATTTATTGAAAGTTTAAGAAAAAATGATAAATCAATAATAAAATCAGATTATTTTGATTCAATTAAAACATTAAAAGTAG